GTGGCGGGCAAAGCCGCGATCCCGACGCCGCAAGGCTTCTGCGACATAGGGCTTGTCTACAACATCCGTGTCGGTCGGCTTGCCCGGGCGTGATAAGTCCAGCGTGACGCAGCGCTCATATGCTCACGTGTCCAGATCGCGCGACACCATTCGCTGCGGTGATCGACGCGGCACGTTACCGGTACTTTCTTGCAGGCCCTCTCCAGCACCTCCACCGCGGAACCCGAACCGTGGCACCAGTCCTGCAGCATTTCCTCCTCGAGCGACAGCCGAGATCCCGATCCGTAGCAGCCGCTGCCGAAAACGAATGCAGAGATCGAAGAAAAATCGAGATTGTGACGGGGGACGCGATTAAACGACCCTACCAATTTTTGCAGAAGATTGCACGGCTTAGGTTGGTTAGCTTGCTGATGTTAGTGACTTTGGGAGATATGTCAGTGTTGATTGTCGAAACTATTTTGAAGCCAGACCAGTTTGGCGGTATTGGACTTTTCTCTGCTACTCTTTTGCCTAAAGGTGCATTGATTTGGATTCACAATCCAATCGTTGACATTGCCGTGACACCTGAACAGTACGAAACTTTACCTCGAACATTCCAAGCTTTGCTTGACAAGCATGCCTATCCAAGAGACCTCGACGTTGACGATGGTATTCTAGAATACAATGCCGACAACGCCCGTTTCATGAATCACAGCAGTCAACCAAACACGTACCAAGACGATCATTGCCGAATTTTCACAGCCTGTGACGTACAACCGGGTGAAGAACTCACTTGCGATTACTTGTCTTTCGATCCAAGGTGCGATTTATCGTGGGCTAAAGTGCTATCGCCGTAATGTTGTTGCCGTAGTGGGCTAGGTGGTAGTGGATTGAGTTGCGTCTGCGACTTCGATTCCGTTGGCGAATTTACGCAGGGAGAGTTTTTCCGCAACGGGTTGTGGCCATCGACGCGCCCCAGCTTTTCTTGGCGGCCTCGGCGAGCTTGAGGATTGCAACGAGTCTTGTTCGACAGACATCCTGTGCACGGTGCGGCGACACACGGTCGGCAACGCGCTTCCGACGACGTTGGTCGTCGTCCTACGTGGAGTCCTCCACATGTGTTGTGCCAATCTAAGACTTCGTTACCGGCGCGCTTTTCCGCAAATGTCCACGATGAGTCCGGCAGTGACAACACTGGGCTGCTGTTATGTTCCCGGTAATTGTCTAGGGGAATTGATGAGGCGCTTCATGAAGAAGCAGATCGTGGACAGCGGGCGCTGCAGCCCGAATAACTTCGATGACCTCATTGACGAGAGCGACCTGTTCGGGTGATCGACGTATCTCTCGATGCGCTCGGTTTGGCTGAGATGAGCCGTGAGGTAGCGGAGCCAGCGGTTGGCGTCGCGCTCCCTCTGTTCTCCTCGAACTCCGCCAAGAGATGGGTTCTTCGACGCGAAGGCGTCGCCAGCGTGGCAGCAAGTTCAAGGGTTGAGTTCTTGCTGCATGGCGCTGGTTCTCTCCCAATCAATGCGCCGGAGATCCCTCGGCCCGAACGAGATCTGGTCCTCGCCGAGGAAGTCATACGCTTGTCAGTTTACCGAGCCGGCAGCGGTCGGGCCAGAGACACAGACCCAACGCGGTTTGTCTGCAAGCAACATCCCAGCGCCCTGGAATGCAGCCACGGCGCAACTAATCCCTACTTGATCAAATGCAAAGACGGCATCCTTGGTTTGATACTTCAGTTTATCCGCTGCCCGGAGCACCCCTTCGGCACCATTTTCAAACGTGGCGTTCATCGTCCAGTAGTCTTGATTCGCGACAACAAACGCGTGGAATGCCTTCTTGATATCCCGATAAGATACAAAACACCTTGTTGTACATTCCACTAGAATGGTGAACGTCCAATTTTTCATTGTATTTGGAGACATGGTCTATAGAGACGCCATCCTGTGGCGGGTCGCACATATATCGCAAGGACGTGCCAGCTTTTTTGGTAACATCCGCCCGCACCGTCAAGTCAGACCCCGATCTTCCGAATGTATCGCCATACTTGTGAAGTAATAGTACTCGGCAGCTTCTCCTGCCATGTCGGAAAACGACTCGTTCATTCCACCTGACTGGTACTTATATTCGAGTTGCGAATTCTGTTCTGTGAACCCGTGCGACACTTCATGGGCAACGACATCCAAGCCGACGAGAGGGTAGTACTTCGTTTCCCCGTCGCCAAACGTCATTGAGCTGCCATTCCAAAATGCGTTCTCTTCGTTGCTACCGTAGTGTACGCGCAATGCAGTTTCTGCTTCAAAGGACTGACGCCGTACCAGTCCTTATACATGTCCACAACAACCTTCCCAAAGAATTGGGCATCATTGAGTGGTGAGAACGCGCCATTGGTGGGGTCCTCTGCGTTGTTGTAACACCTGAACGTAAAGGGCTTGTTTGTACCATTTTCAGAATTGTGCAAGTGCTCGGTGAAAACATCTGGACTATCCATTTGGCAGTGCTGCCCTGCTCGCTCACTTCGAAGGGCGGAACAGTTTCACTTCCATAGGTGTACTGGCCAGTCTTGGGATTTCCGCCAGGCCCCGTTCCTTTTTGTGCGCGTTGTATGTTTTCATAGGAATTCACCGTTTCGCCTGTGATAGCGTCGATAAACAACACAGGGCGTGTCGGACGTGGCGCTGCTGCGCCGCTCTCGAGAGTTGTAAAGAACGACGTGCGGTACACAAGCCGCATCTCGCCATCGCTCGACATCCTTGCGCGGGGCGAACAGCCGATCGCGGCTTTCCAAGCATCGCCCAAGGCAGACGGTGTAGCAAGCAGCACCTATTTGGGTTCAGATATCTCTGACGTCACGGAGGCGCGGCCGCAGCAGACACCAAATGCCCCCGGCTACGATCTGAACTTCGAGAACTTGCCCGTCGCCACCGTTCTAAAGGTGATGCTCGGCGACATTCTCGGTCTCGGCTATACCATCGATCCGCGCGAGCAGGCCACAATCAGCCTGGTGTCCGCGCGACCGGTGCCCAGATCGGACATCGTTTTTGTGCTCGAGAGCGTTGCGACTTTCCGGCCTTGCGCTGGTACGCGATGGCGGCGGATACAAAGTGACGCCGCTCGGCAATGCCACTGGAGCCGGTCACCTCGATGCCGAAGCTCGTCGTTCCGAAGCCGGCTATGGAGTGTCAGTGGTACCGCTGCAATATGTTGCAGCGAAAACCATCCTCAAACTAATGGACAGCTTTGCAACGCGCGCCGGAAGCGTACGTGCGGACTCCACGCGAGACCTGCTTCTGATCCAAGGGACGGGACCCGAGCGGCGAACGGCCGTCGAGACCGCCTCGACCTTTGATGTCGACTAGATGAAAGGCCAATCGGTGGGCATCTATCCCATTAACAATTCCGCGCCCGAGCCCCTGATCGCGGAGCTCGAGACCATCATCGACTCCGGCGACAACGGGCTTAGTCATGAACTTGTGAAGCTCCAGGTCATCTCTAGGTTGAATGCCATCATGGTCGTAACGCGCAAGCCGCCCTTGCTCCAGACCGTAGCGACTTGGATCCATCGACTCGATCAGTCAGACATGGCTCAAACCGGCGTTCGCGTCTATCGCGTCCGCTATGGTGACACCCGCCACTTGGCCAAGGTGCTGACCCAGATGTTCGGCGGCAGCGCCTCGACGTCGACCGACATCGCCGATAAGGAGGTCGCTCGCACGACCTCGGTTGCCGAACGGCTGTCTGCCAATACGTTCCCCTCATCCGCCGGCCTGTCCACCCCCGGGTCGGGCGGCAACGGAGTAAGTACCCCATCCTCAGGCTTGAATTCGTCGAACGGAGCGGATGCCAGCAATGGACTTCACACACCAACCGGTGGTGGACCGCCGGCCATGCCCAACGTGCGGATCACCCCTGATACCGTGAATAACTCTGTCTTGATCTATGCCAGTCGCGAAAACTATCGGATCATCAGTTCCACCTTGAAGCAGCTCGATCAACCCGTGCTGCAGGTCGGCATTGAGGCGACGATCGCCGAAGTAAAGCTCACGAACGAGCTGAGTTACGGTGTCCAGAGCTATCTGACCAGCAAGCAGCTTGGATTGAAGGCCGACTAGGGGTCTATCCTTACGACCTCGACCAGCGGTGCGGTGAATAAG
This is a stretch of genomic DNA from Bradyrhizobium sp. CB2312. It encodes these proteins:
- a CDS encoding SET domain-containing protein, which produces MSVLIVETILKPDQFGGIGLFSATLLPKGALIWIHNPIVDIAVTPEQYETLPRTFQALLDKHAYPRDLDVDDGILEYNADNARFMNHSSQPNTYQDDHCRIFTACDVQPGEELTCDYLSFDPRCDLSWAKVLSP
- a CDS encoding M4 family metallopeptidase, coding for MKNWTFTILVECTTRCFVSYRDIKKAFHAFVVANQDYWTMNATFENGAEGVLRAADKLKYQTKDAVFAFDQVGISCAVAAFQGAGMLLADKPRWVCVSGPTAAGSVN
- a CDS encoding secretin N-terminal domain-containing protein; this encodes MTPLGNATGAGHLDAEARRSEAGYGVSVVPLQYVAAKTILKLMDSFATRAGSVRADSTRDLLLIQGTGPERRTAVETASTFDVD
- a CDS encoding secretin N-terminal domain-containing protein, which encodes MKGQSVGIYPINNSAPEPLIAELETIIDSGDNGLSHELVKLQVISRLNAIMVVTRKPPLLQTVATWIHRLDQSDMAQTGVRVYRVRYGDTRHLAKVLTQMFGGSASTSTDIADKEVARTTSVAERLSANTFPSSAGLSTPGSGGNGVSTPSSGLNSSNGADASNGLHTPTGGGPPAMPNVRITPDTVNNSVLIYASRENYRIISSTLKQLDQPVLQVGIEATIAEVKLTNELSYGVQSYLTSKQLGLKAD